A window of Shewanella mesophila contains these coding sequences:
- a CDS encoding PLP-dependent aminotransferase family protein gives MAKYEDLVYQLKRQIESGVWRAGDKLPSLRKQSEHSGLSLMTVLHAYQVLESQGYVVSQARSGYRVTPELRATESHQQVAVSLTEKVDINDFVFEVLQAGRNPHMVNFGFAYPDPSLYPRQQVNRSLMSAARNLPISSTFDNLPPGNEELRTILAKRYATKGINVAPEEIVITAGALEALNLSLQVCTKPGDWVVVESPTFYGALQSLERLGLKALSVRTDAITGIDLDALEKAFQSHDVKACWLMSNHQNPLGFTLTLEKKQALNDLLNRYNVALIEDDVYGELYQEGTPVMPVKQFDQSGNVMLCSSFSKSLVSGFRIGWVAAGKRALQMQKLQLMSTLATSAPIQLALIEYLSKCNYETHLKQLRKKLHERKGQMECLLTKYLPSGVNITSQRGGYFIWVELPRGIDAVDVFQAAIKQKISIAPGKMFSVTEHYNHCMRLNASFELNDKRVQAIMTLGQIISECMLANESTIARLK, from the coding sequence TTGGCAAAGTATGAAGATCTGGTTTATCAGCTCAAACGACAAATAGAATCGGGCGTCTGGCGTGCGGGAGATAAGTTACCGTCGCTCAGAAAACAGTCTGAACATAGTGGTCTAAGTTTGATGACGGTATTACACGCTTATCAAGTTTTGGAGTCTCAAGGTTATGTGGTTTCTCAAGCGCGTTCAGGCTACCGGGTAACACCTGAGTTAAGAGCAACCGAATCGCATCAACAGGTGGCGGTGTCGTTAACTGAAAAAGTTGATATTAACGACTTTGTGTTTGAAGTTTTGCAAGCTGGTCGTAACCCGCATATGGTTAATTTTGGTTTCGCTTATCCAGATCCTAGTTTGTATCCACGTCAACAAGTTAATCGTTCGCTAATGTCTGCTGCCCGAAATCTACCTATTTCTAGTACATTCGATAATTTACCACCAGGTAATGAAGAGTTACGAACGATCCTTGCTAAACGCTATGCGACCAAAGGAATTAACGTCGCGCCTGAGGAAATCGTCATTACAGCAGGAGCACTCGAAGCGCTAAATCTCAGCCTGCAAGTGTGCACAAAGCCGGGTGATTGGGTGGTGGTTGAATCTCCCACGTTTTATGGTGCGCTTCAATCATTGGAGCGACTGGGATTAAAGGCCCTGTCGGTTAGAACGGATGCAATAACAGGCATTGATCTCGATGCTTTGGAAAAGGCATTTCAATCCCATGATGTGAAGGCGTGTTGGTTGATGAGCAATCATCAGAACCCATTGGGTTTTACACTGACATTGGAGAAGAAGCAGGCGCTAAATGATCTGCTTAATCGTTATAACGTGGCCTTGATTGAAGATGATGTGTACGGAGAGCTTTATCAAGAAGGTACGCCCGTTATGCCAGTCAAACAGTTTGATCAAAGCGGAAACGTAATGCTTTGTTCTTCTTTTTCAAAATCTTTGGTTTCGGGGTTCAGAATAGGTTGGGTAGCAGCAGGGAAGCGTGCTTTGCAGATGCAAAAGTTGCAATTAATGAGCACGCTCGCAACAAGTGCGCCGATTCAATTAGCGCTAATTGAATACTTAAGTAAGTGTAATTACGAAACCCATTTAAAGCAGCTCAGAAAAAAACTTCATGAACGAAAAGGACAGATGGAGTGTTTACTGACTAAGTACCTGCCTTCAGGAGTTAATATAACCAGTCAGCGGGGCGGTTATTTTATTTGGGTAGAACTCCCGCGTGGCATCGATGCCGTGGATGTGTTTCAAGCTGCAATAAAGCAAAAAATCAGCATAGCTCCGGGAAAAATGTTCAGTGTGACCGAGCACTACAATCATTGTATGAGACTGAACGCGTCCTTTGAACTGAATGATAAAAGAGTACAAGCAATAATGACATTAGGACAAATAATCAGTGAATGTATGTTGGCGAATGAATCAACAATAGCAAGGTTAAAATAA
- a CDS encoding XRE family transcriptional regulator, whose protein sequence is MALEFKDSLSLWIETKGISRKELIALLQNKYYEEFKGLDAITLSRWLNGKSTPPLYKQFYIAKCLGICLKEHIRSLDLSKIKYPTKYDATLYNLTKALDFSLSVLSYRYVPKYVKSEISRDSYQEHVERFGEFYGNVSPLKNFKSALYEMKSSIDYNSIVLKNENDEILGHWSGIVDIEKLNDIPSFINIPQNEVDRSCLVSLGYYVNSEHYFELIVQAICLYLMDYCKVKDFIYFFNIDCRPIIEFCKFIFNAEEMKYYPPLDDKDKMGVYLLKFNIIKSIANPILLNKIQNKLNCLEMCDPNECKKCNLKEIELRVSNTHKISIE, encoded by the coding sequence GTGGCTCTAGAATTTAAAGATAGCCTGTCCCTCTGGATTGAAACCAAAGGGATATCAAGGAAAGAACTAATTGCCCTTCTTCAAAATAAATACTACGAAGAATTCAAGGGATTAGATGCAATTACATTGAGCCGATGGCTAAATGGAAAAAGCACACCTCCGTTATACAAGCAATTTTATATAGCTAAATGCTTGGGGATATGCTTGAAAGAGCATATTAGATCGTTGGATTTGTCCAAAATTAAATATCCCACGAAGTATGACGCTACTCTTTACAACTTGACCAAGGCGCTTGATTTTTCACTTTCAGTTCTTTCTTATCGTTACGTGCCTAAGTACGTTAAGTCAGAAATATCACGCGACAGTTATCAGGAACATGTTGAACGATTTGGCGAGTTTTATGGCAACGTCTCTCCACTAAAGAATTTTAAAAGTGCCTTGTATGAAATGAAAAGCAGCATTGATTACAATAGTATTGTACTTAAGAATGAAAACGATGAAATTCTCGGCCATTGGTCGGGTATTGTTGATATAGAAAAATTAAATGATATTCCTTCATTCATTAATATTCCACAAAATGAGGTGGATAGAAGTTGCTTGGTATCTTTAGGGTATTACGTTAACTCAGAACATTATTTTGAGTTGATTGTGCAAGCCATCTGTTTATATTTGATGGATTATTGTAAGGTTAAGGATTTTATCTATTTTTTTAATATTGATTGTAGGCCGATTATAGAGTTTTGTAAGTTTATCTTTAATGCGGAAGAAATGAAGTATTACCCACCTTTGGATGACAAGGACAAGATGGGGGTTTATCTACTTAAATTCAATATTATTAAATCGATTGCCAATCCCATTCTTTTAAATAAGATACAGAATAAATTAAACTGCCTTGAGATGTGTGACCCGAATGAGTGCAAAAAATGTAATTTAAAGGAAATTGAGCTTAGGGTGAGCAACACGCACAAAATTAGTATTGAATAG
- a CDS encoding phosphatase: MRFFVDVHAHTIASTHAYSTLHDYLAVAKAKGIKLFAITDHGPDMADAPHFWHFVNMRVWPRVIDGIGVLRGIEANIKNVDGEIDFFGDYLRELDIVLAGFHEPVFPASTKEVHTNALISCIESGNVDIISHPGNPAYPIEIGRVAEAAAKHNVALEINNSSFLTSRKGSIHNCTEIANAVKDAGGLLVMGSDSHIAFSLGEFDKAVELIQAVDFPIERVLNRSPEALLSFLSSRGHKGLDEHSVLVE, translated from the coding sequence ATGAGATTTTTTGTTGATGTTCATGCACATACAATCGCTTCAACTCATGCCTATAGTACCTTGCATGATTACCTTGCTGTAGCCAAAGCGAAAGGGATTAAGTTATTCGCTATTACCGATCATGGTCCCGATATGGCTGATGCACCCCATTTTTGGCACTTTGTTAATATGCGTGTTTGGCCAAGGGTTATTGATGGTATTGGCGTGCTAAGAGGTATCGAAGCCAATATCAAGAATGTAGATGGCGAAATTGATTTCTTTGGTGATTATTTGCGAGAGCTAGATATCGTGTTGGCAGGCTTTCATGAGCCCGTTTTTCCAGCTTCAACCAAAGAGGTGCATACAAACGCATTAATCAGCTGTATTGAGAGTGGCAACGTCGACATTATCAGTCATCCGGGTAATCCTGCATATCCTATCGAGATCGGCAGGGTTGCTGAAGCGGCGGCTAAACATAATGTGGCACTAGAGATTAATAACTCCTCATTTTTAACCTCAAGAAAAGGCAGCATCCATAACTGTACTGAAATCGCGAATGCGGTAAAAGATGCTGGTGGGTTGTTGGTGATGGGCTCTGATTCCCACATCGCGTTTAGTCTAGGTGAGTTTGATAAAGCCGTTGAGTTAATTCAAGCGGTTGATTTCCCGATTGAACGGGTACTGAATCGTAGCCCCGAAGCCTTGCTAAGTTTTCTGTCTTCAAGGGGGCATAAAGGATTGGATGAGCACTCTGTTCTGGTTGAGTGA
- a CDS encoding FAD-binding protein → MAQVGRVNQFAKAGDDKEFNHRGGLKTIMKPPFYMLVAKPSVHHTMGGLMTDTHARVLDVQGKVIAGLYAAAELTSITHGSNRLGGNAITDISVFDRIAGKEAAAQ, encoded by the coding sequence ATGGCTCAGGTAGGTCGTGTTAATCAGTTTGCCAAAGCGGGTGATGATAAGGAGTTTAATCACCGTGGTGGGTTAAAGACCATTATGAAGCCGCCATTCTATATGCTGGTTGCTAAGCCTTCCGTTCATCATACTATGGGTGGTTTGATGACAGATACCCATGCTCGCGTCTTGGATGTGCAAGGCAAGGTGATTGCAGGACTTTATGCTGCAGCAGAATTGACCAGTATAACTCATGGTTCAAATCGCCTAGGTGGTAACGCGATCACAGATATTAGCGTATTCGACCGTATTGCAGGCAAAGAGGCTGCTGCCCAATAA
- a CDS encoding DUF2474 domain-containing protein gives MKLNRTLQQWLWLLSIWVISVLSLGMISMGFKLLMTAAGFKS, from the coding sequence ATGAAACTCAATAGAACACTCCAGCAATGGCTATGGCTTCTGAGTATCTGGGTTATCAGTGTGCTTTCGTTAGGCATGATATCTATGGGGTTTAAATTATTGATGACCGCGGCAGGATTTAAATCTTAA
- the cydB gene encoding cytochrome d ubiquinol oxidase subunit II, whose product MELDLSIVWFGIIIFATLMYIFMDGFDLGIGIVMPFVKSGPQKDVMVNSVAPVWDGNETWIVLGGAALFGAFPLAYSIILEALTIPLTLMLVALIFRGVAFEFRFKALPSHLKFWDRAFMVGSIITTYCQGVVVGAVVQGFTIDGRVFAGGQLDWLAPFPLFCGFGLLAAYALLGSTWLLAKTEGELQQTIYTFVPKILSLLIIAIIVVSVWTPLTSVSIAERWFTLPNLFLLAPVPLLTAALCWKTFDSVKKQKETSPFLMALMIVFLGFAGLGISLWPNIIPPNISIWQAAAPKESLSFMLYGALIIIPVILAYTFWSYYVFAGKVKEGEAYH is encoded by the coding sequence ATGGAATTGGATCTTTCGATTGTTTGGTTTGGCATCATCATCTTTGCTACCTTGATGTACATTTTCATGGATGGTTTTGATTTGGGTATTGGCATTGTGATGCCTTTTGTTAAAAGCGGCCCACAAAAAGATGTCATGGTGAACAGTGTTGCTCCCGTTTGGGATGGGAATGAGACCTGGATAGTATTGGGTGGCGCCGCATTATTTGGTGCTTTCCCCCTCGCTTACTCAATAATTCTTGAGGCATTAACCATTCCGCTGACACTGATGCTAGTCGCATTAATTTTTAGGGGAGTGGCCTTTGAGTTTCGCTTTAAGGCGCTGCCTAGCCATCTTAAATTTTGGGATCGCGCCTTTATGGTCGGCTCAATTATTACCACTTATTGCCAGGGTGTCGTCGTTGGTGCCGTTGTTCAGGGGTTTACCATTGACGGTCGTGTATTTGCAGGTGGGCAGTTAGATTGGCTCGCTCCATTCCCACTATTTTGTGGCTTTGGCCTGTTAGCAGCATACGCATTACTGGGTAGCACTTGGTTGCTCGCTAAAACCGAAGGTGAGTTACAACAGACCATATATACTTTCGTTCCAAAAATTCTCAGCTTACTTATTATTGCGATCATTGTAGTGAGCGTGTGGACACCACTAACTAGCGTATCCATTGCCGAACGCTGGTTTACACTGCCAAATCTGTTTCTATTAGCTCCAGTACCATTGTTAACGGCCGCTTTATGCTGGAAAACATTTGATTCAGTCAAGAAGCAAAAAGAAACATCACCCTTTTTAATGGCATTAATGATTGTTTTTCTTGGCTTTGCAGGACTTGGGATCAGCCTGTGGCCCAATATCATCCCCCCTAACATCTCAATATGGCAAGCAGCGGCACCCAAAGAGAGCCTCAGTTTCATGCTGTATGGCGCGCTGATCATCATTCCTGTGATCCTTGCCTACACATTTTGGAGTTATTACGTCTTCGCCGGAAAAGTAAAAGAAGGCGAGGCTTACCACTAG
- the deoC gene encoding deoxyribose-phosphate aldolase → MSDLKTAALRALQLMDLTTLSDSDTDEKIIELCQLAKTPAGNTAGICIYPRFIPIAKKQLRSQGTPNIRVVTVTNFPHGNDDVEIAVAETKAAVAYGADDVDVVFPYRALISGNEDVCFELIEQCKAACGRDIFFKVIIESGELKTPELIKRASEISIKAGADMIKTSTGKVPVNATPEAAEIMLSVIKQMGVEDSVGFKASGGVQTAEEAKLYLDMVDNIIGEGWADNPKHYRFGASSLLSNLLQTLGEAKVDLDAKY, encoded by the coding sequence ATGAGTGATTTAAAAACAGCTGCACTACGTGCACTCCAATTGATGGATCTCACAACCTTAAGCGACAGTGATACCGATGAAAAAATTATTGAGCTGTGTCAGCTTGCGAAAACCCCTGCCGGTAATACCGCAGGCATATGCATCTATCCGCGTTTTATTCCAATCGCCAAAAAACAACTGAGATCACAAGGTACACCAAACATTCGAGTGGTCACTGTGACTAACTTTCCCCATGGAAATGATGATGTTGAAATAGCCGTTGCCGAAACAAAAGCTGCAGTTGCCTATGGCGCCGATGATGTCGATGTTGTGTTTCCATATCGTGCATTAATATCGGGGAATGAAGATGTTTGTTTTGAGCTTATTGAGCAATGCAAAGCTGCTTGCGGTCGTGACATTTTCTTCAAAGTGATTATTGAGTCTGGTGAGCTAAAAACGCCTGAGCTCATCAAAAGAGCCTCCGAAATATCCATTAAAGCGGGTGCAGATATGATCAAAACCTCTACAGGAAAAGTGCCTGTGAATGCAACGCCAGAAGCTGCTGAAATCATGCTCTCGGTTATTAAGCAGATGGGCGTTGAAGATAGCGTTGGTTTTAAGGCCTCTGGCGGCGTTCAGACTGCAGAAGAAGCCAAACTATATTTAGATATGGTTGATAATATTATTGGGGAAGGTTGGGCCGACAACCCTAAGCACTATCGTTTTGGGGCTTCCAGCTTGCTATCGAATTTACTTCAGACGTTAGGCGAGGCAAAAGTAGACCTTGACGCTAAATATTAG
- a CDS encoding outer membrane beta-barrel protein, with protein MLKKIIVLASVIYSIAGYATEYNELFYITPRLDFVNQLNSEDRSDFGLGYVLDIGVPVYKFVSIENTIRYIDWNSEQLENNFLQYGALLKLNFPFTDKTSFSLSGGFLADLDVGNETRDKEVNPYIKLDVDYNINNNWTIVLGFNQSFSSDYLDQYAVSLGVKYRFYKEKLTVASRPVCDCIFTEDKMVQPVPGVHKVVESIVENVPKATSVINQEVKPVLDYVLKEGDYIYQVCRQFNMSLNEFVNMNRDYFAGRDLDYVYPGEVVKVRS; from the coding sequence ATGTTAAAAAAAATAATTGTATTAGCGTCTGTTATCTATTCTATTGCGGGTTATGCAACGGAATATAATGAATTGTTTTACATTACGCCGAGATTAGACTTTGTGAATCAACTGAATTCAGAAGATCGCTCTGATTTCGGTTTAGGTTACGTCCTAGATATTGGTGTTCCGGTTTATAAATTTGTCTCGATTGAAAATACCATTAGATACATCGATTGGAACTCAGAACAGTTGGAAAACAACTTCCTCCAATATGGAGCTTTGCTAAAGTTGAACTTCCCTTTCACCGATAAAACCAGTTTTTCATTGTCAGGCGGCTTCTTAGCGGATCTTGATGTAGGGAATGAGACAAGAGACAAGGAAGTGAATCCTTACATTAAATTGGATGTGGATTACAATATCAATAATAACTGGACGATTGTTCTAGGCTTTAATCAGTCTTTTAGTTCGGATTATTTAGATCAATACGCTGTCAGTTTGGGTGTGAAATATAGGTTTTATAAAGAGAAGCTAACTGTTGCCTCCCGGCCTGTCTGTGACTGTATTTTCACTGAGGATAAAATGGTTCAACCTGTACCGGGAGTGCACAAAGTGGTTGAATCTATTGTGGAAAATGTGCCGAAGGCAACATCTGTTATTAATCAAGAAGTGAAGCCTGTGCTTGATTATGTCCTTAAAGAAGGTGATTACATTTATCAGGTATGCCGCCAGTTTAATATGTCTTTAAATGAATTTGTAAACATGAATAGAGATTATTTCGCTGGTCGAGACCTAGATTACGTGTATCCGGGTGAAGTTGTAAAGGTAAGAAGTTAA
- a CDS encoding DMT family transporter encodes MNNTKGSFFMVASMAAFSVEDMFIKAAAETASIGQVLALFGLGGMLVFIFLTWRKGGQVFHPAMLSAPLLIRAVCEVIGRFCFALAITLTPLSSASAILQATPLIAMVGAALLFGENIGVKRWLAVVVGFVGVLMIIRPGLAGFEVNSIFAVVATLGFAGRDLATRAAPPVLSNTQLGVYGFFVLIPTGLVIMAYQGESIQLNLMLAAQITGAIVFGVVAYNALTIAMRTGDVSVVSPFRYSRLLFALALGILIFGESPDLPTLLGSLLIVVSGGYTLIQTRRMVPASLSI; translated from the coding sequence TTGAATAATACCAAGGGCAGTTTTTTTATGGTTGCTTCGATGGCGGCCTTTTCCGTTGAAGATATGTTTATCAAAGCGGCGGCAGAGACGGCATCTATTGGCCAAGTTCTAGCATTATTTGGTCTAGGCGGAATGCTTGTGTTTATCTTTTTAACTTGGCGTAAGGGCGGGCAAGTTTTTCATCCTGCCATGCTCTCAGCACCACTATTAATACGCGCCGTTTGTGAAGTTATTGGTCGATTCTGTTTCGCTTTAGCGATCACCTTAACCCCCTTGTCGAGTGCATCGGCCATTTTGCAGGCCACACCATTGATTGCCATGGTTGGTGCCGCTTTATTATTCGGTGAAAATATTGGAGTTAAGAGGTGGCTGGCCGTTGTTGTCGGTTTTGTGGGCGTCCTAATGATTATTCGTCCTGGTTTAGCAGGCTTTGAGGTCAACTCGATATTTGCGGTTGTGGCGACCTTAGGCTTTGCTGGACGTGATTTGGCGACACGCGCCGCGCCACCTGTACTGTCTAACACTCAACTTGGGGTATATGGCTTCTTTGTGCTAATCCCAACAGGCTTGGTGATAATGGCTTATCAAGGTGAATCTATTCAGCTGAATTTGATGTTAGCGGCCCAAATTACAGGAGCAATCGTCTTTGGTGTGGTGGCCTATAATGCGTTAACCATTGCTATGCGTACTGGTGATGTGTCTGTAGTTTCTCCCTTTCGCTATTCCCGTTTATTATTTGCTTTGGCCCTCGGTATCTTGATATTTGGAGAGTCTCCTGATTTGCCCACTTTACTAGGAAGTTTGCTTATTGTGGTAAGCGGTGGCTATACACTTATTCAAACTCGTAGAATGGTACCTGCAAGTCTAAGTATCTAA
- a CDS encoding cytochrome ubiquinol oxidase subunit I, with protein MFEFDAFLLARIQFAFTVSFHIIFPAITIGLASYLAVLEGLSLKTRNPDYKILYLFWSKIFAVNFGMGVVSGLVMAYQFGTNWSGFSDFAGSITGPLLTYEVLTAFFLEAGFLGVMLFGWQRVGDKLHFFATCMVALGTILSTFWILASNSWMQTPTGYEIVNGQVVPTDWFAVIFNPSFPYRLLHMAVAAFLSTAVFVGACAAWHLLKGNKTGPVKKMFSMAMWMLVLVAPIQAYLGDIHGLNTLEHQPAKIAAIEGHWDNSEGGPTPLILFGFPNMETERTDYALEIPVLGSLILKHSLVAPIPALKDYPKDERPNSLVVFWSFRIMVALGILMILQGFYSLWLRKKQRLFNTSWYLKFSLFMGPSGLIAILAGWFTTEVGRQPWVVYGLMKTKDAVSGHSDLQMSISLVSFFVVYSLVFGFGYFYMMRQMKQGPQSDDAHTSDSHEISTVSGRL; from the coding sequence ATGTTCGAGTTCGATGCTTTTTTATTAGCACGGATACAGTTTGCGTTTACAGTATCTTTCCACATTATTTTTCCAGCAATAACTATTGGATTGGCTAGCTACCTTGCCGTTTTAGAGGGTTTAAGCCTCAAAACACGCAATCCGGACTACAAAATCCTCTACCTTTTTTGGTCAAAGATTTTTGCTGTAAATTTTGGTATGGGGGTTGTTTCAGGCCTGGTCATGGCCTATCAATTTGGAACAAATTGGAGTGGTTTTTCAGATTTTGCAGGCAGCATTACTGGGCCGTTACTCACCTATGAAGTGCTAACCGCTTTTTTCTTAGAAGCCGGTTTTCTTGGTGTTATGCTATTTGGCTGGCAGCGTGTAGGCGATAAGCTACACTTTTTTGCCACTTGCATGGTTGCACTAGGAACCATACTTTCCACTTTTTGGATCCTCGCCTCTAACAGTTGGATGCAAACCCCAACGGGCTACGAGATCGTCAATGGCCAAGTGGTCCCGACCGATTGGTTTGCTGTCATTTTTAATCCGTCTTTTCCATACAGATTACTTCATATGGCCGTCGCAGCATTTCTCAGCACTGCCGTATTTGTTGGTGCTTGCGCCGCTTGGCATCTGCTAAAGGGCAACAAAACTGGCCCGGTAAAGAAAATGTTTTCGATGGCGATGTGGATGTTAGTTCTTGTTGCGCCGATACAAGCCTATTTAGGGGACATACATGGCCTAAATACACTCGAACACCAGCCTGCAAAAATTGCCGCGATAGAAGGACACTGGGATAACTCAGAAGGCGGCCCGACTCCATTGATTCTGTTTGGTTTTCCGAATATGGAAACGGAACGGACTGACTACGCACTTGAAATCCCAGTTCTTGGCAGTTTAATACTCAAACACAGTTTGGTAGCGCCCATTCCCGCATTGAAAGACTATCCAAAAGATGAAAGGCCTAACTCGCTAGTCGTATTTTGGTCTTTTAGAATTATGGTCGCACTTGGCATACTCATGATTTTACAGGGTTTCTATAGCCTTTGGCTGCGTAAAAAACAGCGCCTTTTTAATACAAGCTGGTATCTAAAGTTCTCTCTCTTCATGGGACCATCAGGGTTGATTGCCATACTCGCGGGTTGGTTTACCACCGAAGTCGGTCGTCAGCCTTGGGTTGTATACGGGCTGATGAAGACGAAAGATGCCGTATCAGGCCATAGTGACTTACAAATGAGTATTAGCCTTGTTAGTTTCTTCGTTGTTTACAGCCTCGTCTTTGGGTTTGGCTATTTCTACATGATGCGCCAAATGAAACAGGGACCTCAATCAGATGACGCACACACAAGCGACTCTCATGAAATTTCTACCGTTTCTGGTCGACTTTAA